One segment of Meriones unguiculatus strain TT.TT164.6M chromosome X, Bangor_MerUng_6.1, whole genome shotgun sequence DNA contains the following:
- the LOC132650048 gene encoding host cell factor 1-like isoform X5 — translation MSRCHAARGPDEHAALQPPLPARELPDEVLFLSWPFLAPATNQWFIPAVRGDIPPGCAAYGFVCDGTRLLVFGGMVEYGKYSNDLYELQASRWEWKRLKAKTPKNGPPPCPRLGHSFSLVGNKCYLFGGLANDSEDPKNNIPRYLNDLYILELRPGSGVVAWDIPITYGVLPPPRESHTAVVYTEKENKKSKLVIYGGMSGCRLGDLWTLDIETLTWNKPSLSGVAPLPRSLHSATTIGNKMYVFGGWVPLVMDDVKVATHEKEWKCTNTLACLNLDTMAWETILMDTLEDNIPRARAGHCAVAINTRLYIWSGRDGYRKAWNNQVCCKDLWYLETEKPPPPARVQLVRANTNSLEVSWGPVATADSYLLQLQKYDIPATAATASSPTPNPVPSVPANPPKSPAPAAAAPAVQPLTQVGITLVPQAATAPPSTTTIQVLPTVPGSSISVPTAARTQGVPAVLKVTGPQATTGTPLVTMRPASQAGKAPVTVTSLPASVRMVVPTQSAQGTVIGSNPQMSGMAALAAAAAATQKIPPSSAPTVLSVPAGTTIVKTVAVTPGTTTLPATVKVASSPVMVSNPATRMLKTAAAQVGTSVSSAANTSARPIITVHKSGTVTVAQQAQVVTTVVGGVTKTITLVKSPISVPGGSALISNLGKVMSVVQTKPVQTSAVTGQASTGPVTQIIQTKGPLPAGTILKLVTSADGKPTTIITTTQASGAGTKPTILGISSVSPSTTKPGTTTIIKTIPMSAIITQAGATGVSSSPGIKSPITIITTKVMTSGTGAPAKIITAVPKIATGHGQQGVTQVVLKGAPGQPGTILRTVPMSGVRLVTPVTVSAVKPAVTTLVVKGTTGVTTLGTVTGTVSTSLAGAGAHSTSASLATPITTLGTIATLSSQVINPTAITVSAAQTTLTAAGGLTTPTITMQPVSQPTQVTLITAPSGVEAQPVHDLPVSILASPTTEQPTATVTIADSGQSDVQPGTVTLVCSNPPCETHETGTTNTATTTVVANLGGHPQPTQVQFVCDRQEAAASLVTSAVGQQNGNVVRVCSNPPCETHETGTTNTATTTTSNMAEQHGCSNPPCETHETGTVSTATTAMSSMGTGQQRDTRRASNTPTVVRITVAPGPLERAQGTVKPQCQTQQTSMTSTTMTVQATGAPCSAGPLLRPSVALEAGSHSPAFVQLSIPSVRVGLSGPSSKDMPTGRQPETYHTYTTSTPTTARFIMGAGELGAARVVPTSTYESLQASSPNSTVTVTALEALLCPSAPETQVCTNPPCETHDTGTTNTATTSNAGSAQRVCSNPPCETHETGTTHTATTATSNGGAGQPEGGQQPSGGRLCETHQTTSTGTTMSVSVGALLPDASTSHGTLESGLEVVAVPTVTSQAGTTILASFPTQRVCSNPPCETHETGTTHTATTVTSNMSSNQDPPPAASDQGEAVSTQGDSANISSAITTTVSSTLPRAVTTVTQSTPVPGPSVPPPEELQVSPGPRQQLPPRQLLQSASAPLLGESAEVRSASQTPELQAAMDLSSTGDPTSGQEPASSAVVATVVVQPPPPTQSEVDQLSLPQELMVEAQAGTTTLMVTGLTPEELAVTAAAEAAAQAAATEEAQALAIQAVLQAAQQAVMGTGEPMDTSEAAAAVTQAELGHFSAEGQEGQATTIPIVLTQQELAALVQQQQQQLQEAQVQAQQQHHLPTEALAPADSLNDPSIESSCLNELASAVPSTVALLPSTATESLAPSNTFVTPQPVVVASPAKIQAAATLTEVANGIESLGVKPDLPPPPSKAPVKKENQWFDVGVIKGTNVMVTHYFLPPDDAVQSDDDSGTIPDYNQLKKQELQPGTAYKFRVAGINACGRGPFSEISAFKTCLPGFPGAPCAIKISKSPDGAHLTWEPPSVTSGKIIQYSVFLAIQRSQASGEAKSSTPAQLAFMRVYCGPSPSCLVQSSSLSNAHIDYTTKPAIIFRIAARNEKGYGPATQVRWLQETSKDGSGTKPASKRPMSSPEMKSAPKKSKADGQ, via the exons ATGTCCCGCTGTCATGCAGCCCGAGGACCTGATGAACACGCAGCACTGCAACCTCCTCTGCCTGCCCGAGAACTACCAGATGAAGTACTATTTCTATCATGGCCTTTCTTGGCCCCAG CGACCAACCAGTGGTTCATCCCAGCTGTGAGAGGGGATATCCCGCCAGGGTGTGCAGCCTATGGCTTTGTGTGTGATGGTACTCGTCTGCTGGTGTTTGGTGGGATGGTGGAGTATGGAAAATACAGCAACGACCTCTATGAACTCCAG GCAAGTCGCTGGGAATGGAAGAGATTGAAAGCAAAGACGCCCAAAAATGGGCCACCTCCGTGTCCTCGACTTGGACACAGCTTCTCCCTCGTGGGCAATAAATGTTACCTATTTGGGGGTCTGGCCAATGATAGTGAAGACCCCAAGAACAACATTCCAAG GTACCTGAATGACTTATATATTCTTGAACTACGGCCTGGCTCTGGAGTGGTTGCCTGGGACATCCCCATCACTTACGGGGTCCTGCCTCCACCACGGGAGTCACATACTGCTGTGGTCTACACtgaaaaagagaacaagaaatcCAAGCTGGTGATCTATGGAGGAATGAGTGGCTGCAGGCTAGGGGACCTTTGGACCCTGGACATTG AGACACTGACATGGAATAAGCCCAGCCTTAGTGGGGTGGCCCCTCTTCCTCGGAGCCTCCACTCTGCAACCACCATAGGAAACAA AATGTATGTGTTTGGTGGCTGGGTGCCTCTTGTCATGGACGATGTCAAAGTGGCCACACACGAGAAGGAGTGGAAGTGTACCAACACACTGGCTTGTCTCAACTTGG ATACCATGGCCTGGGAAACCATCCTGATGGATACACTGGAGGACAACATTCCTCGAGCTCGAGCTGGCCACTGTGCTGTTGCCATCAATACTCGCCTGTACATCTGGAGTGGCCGTGATGGCTACCGTAAGGCCTGGAACAACCAGGTGTGCTGCAAGGACCTATGGTATCTGGAAACAG AAAAGCCACCACCCCCGGCTCGAGTACAACTAGTCCGAGCCAATACCAACTCGCTGGAGGTTAGCTGGGGCCCAGTGGCAACAGCCGACAGTTACCTTCTGCAACTCCAGAAATATGACATTCCTGCCACGGCTGCTACGGCCAGCTCCCCCACTCCCAATCCAGTTCCATCTGTGCCTGCCAACCCTCCCAAGAGCCCTGCGCCAGCAGCAGCTGCACCTGCCGTACAGCCACTGACCCAAGTAGGCATCACACTTGTGCCCCAGGCTGCCACTGCACCTCCAAGCACGACCACCATCCAGGTCTTGCCAACAGTGCCAGGCAGCTCCATTTCTGTGCCCACTGCAGCCAGGACTCAAG GTGTCCCTGCTGTTCTCAAAGTGACTGGTCCTCAGGCTACAACAGGAACACCACTGGTCACGATGAGACCTGCCAGCCAGGCTGGAAAAGCCCCTGTCACTGTGACCTCCTTGCCTGCCAGTGTGCGAATGGTTGTGCCCACACAGAGTGCCCAGGGAACG GTGATTGGCAGTAATCCACAGATGAGTGGGATGGCTGcattggctgctgctgctgctgccacacagaaaatccctccTTCCTCAGCACCCACAGTGCTGAGTGTCCCAGCAGGCACCACCATTGTTAAGACAGTGGCTGTGACACCTGGCACAACCACTCTTCCAGCCACTGTGAAGGTGGCCTCCTCCCCTGTAATG GTGAGCAACCCAGCCACTCGCATGCTAAAGACTGCAGCTGCCCAAGTGGGGACATCTGTGTCCTCTGCTGCCAACACATCTGCTCGCCCTATCATCACGGTACACAAATCCGGGACTGTGACAGTGGCCCAGCAAGCCCAGGTGGTGACTACAGTGGTAGGCGGAGTCACCAAGACCATCACCTTAGTGAAGAGCCCCATCTCTGTCCCAGGAGGCAGTGCTCTG ATTTCCAATCTGGGAAAAGTGATGTCAGTGGTCCAGACCAAACCAGTTCAGACTTCAGCAGTCACAGGCCAAGCGTCTACAGGTCCTGTGACTCAGATCATCCag ACCAAAGGGCCCCTTCCAGCGGGGACTATCCTAAAGCTGGTGACATCAGCGGATGGCAAGCCCACAACCATCATCACCACTACACAGGCTAGTGGGGCAGGAACCAAGCCTACCATCCTGGGCATTAGTAGTGTCTCCCCCAGCACCACCAAACCTGGCACAACTACCATCATTAAGACAATTCCCATGTCCGCCATTATCACCCAGGCGGGTGCCACAG GTGTTTCCAGCAGTCCTGGCATTAAGTCCCCCATCACAATTATCACCACTAAGGTGATGACTTCGGGAACAGGTGCACCTGCCAAAATCATCACTGCTGTCCCCAAGATTGCTACTGGCCATGGGCAGCAAGGAGTGACCCAG GTGGTGCTAAAGGGGGCCCCTGGACAGCCAGGCACCATCCTCCGCACTGTGCCCATGAGTGGTGTTCGCCTGGTTACCCCTGTCACCGTCTCTGCTGTCAAGCCAGCCGTCACCACATTGGTTGTGAAGGGCACCACAG GTGTCACAACTCTAGGCACAGTGACAGGTACTGTCTCTACCAGCCTTGCAGGAGCTGGGGCCCATAGCACCAGTGCTTCCCTGGCCACACCTATCACCACCTTGGGCACCATTGCCACTCTCTCAAGCCAGGTGATAAACCCTACTGCCATCACCGTGTCAGCCGCACAGACGACACTAACAGCTGCTGGTGGGCTCACCACACCTACAATCACGATGCAG CCTGTCTCCCAGCCTACCCAGGTGACTCTGATCACAGCACCCAGCGGGGTTGAGGCCCAGCCTGTCCATGACCTTCCTGTGTCCATTTTGGCCTCACCTACTACAGAGCAGCCCACGGCAACAGTCACCATTGCAGACTCAGGCCAGAGCGATGTACAGCCTGGTACTGTGACACTGGTGTGCTCCAACCCACCCTGTGAAACCCACGAAACAGGCACCACCAACACAGCCACCACCACTGTCGTGGCTAACCTTGGGGGACATCCTCAGCCTACCCAAGTACAGTTTGTTTGTGACAGACAGGAGGCAGCTGCTTCTCTTGTGACCTCGGCTGTGGGACAACAGAATGGTAATGTGGTCCGTGTCTGTTCAAACCCCCCCTGTGAGACGCACGAGACAGGCACCACCAACACTGCCACAACGACGACCTCCAATATGGCTGAGCAGCATGGCTGCTCGAATCCCCCCTGCGAGACTCATGAAACAGGCACCGTCAGCACTGCCACTACAGCAATGTCCAGCATGGGCACTGGGCAGCAGCGAGACACTCGTCGTGCCTCTAACACCCCCACTGTAGTGCGGATCACTGTGGCTCCTGGGCCGTTGGAGAGAGCCCAGGGTACTGTGAAGCCTCAGTGCCAAACCCAGCAGACCAGCATGACCAGCACCACCATGACTGTGCAGGCCACCGGAGCGCCATGCTCAGCTGGTCCACTGCTCAGGCCAAGTGTGGCACTGGAGGCTGGGAGCCACAGCCCTGCCTTTGTGCAGCTATCGATTCCAAGTGTCAGAGTTGGGCTGAGTGGCCCCAGCAGCAAGGACATGCCCACAGGGCGCCAGCCAGAGACATATCATACTTACACCACCAGTACCCCAACCACGGCCCGCTTTATCATGGGTGCTGGGGAACTTGGTGCAGCCCGGGTGGTCCCTACGTCTACATATGAGAGCCTCCAGGCAAGCTCTCCCAACAGCACCGTGACTGTGACAGCCTTAGAGGCACTTCTGTGCCCTTCGGCTCCCGAGACCCAAGTCTGCACCAACCCGCCATGTGAGACCCATGACACGGGTACCACCAACACCGCCACTACCTCCAATGCGGGCAGTGCTCAGCGGGTATGCTCCAACCCACCTTGTGAGACTCATGAGAcgggcaccacacacacagctACCACTGCCACATCAAATGGAGGTGCAGGCCAGCCTGAGGGCGGACAGCAGCCTTCTGGTGGCCGTCTCTGCGAGACGCACCAGACCACTTCCACTGGCACCACCATGTCAGTCAGTGTGGGTGCCCTGCTTCCTGATGCCAGCACCTCTCATGGAACCCTGGAGTCTGGCTTAGAGGTGGTAGCAGTGCCCACTGTCACTTCCCAGGCCGGCACCACAATCCTGGCTTCTTTCCCAACCCAGAGGGTATGCTCCAACCCTCCTTGCGAGACCCACGAGACAGGCACCACGCACACAGCCACTACTGTCACCTCTAACATGAGCTCAAACCAAG ACCCTCCACCAGCTGCCAGTGACCAGGGTGAGGCGGTAAGCACCCAAGGTGACAGCGCAAACATCTCCAGTGCCATCACAACAACTGTATCTTCCACACTGCCACGAGCAGTGACCACAGTGACACAGTCTACACCAGTCCCAGGTCCCTCTGTGCCG CCCCCAGAGGAActtcaggtctcaccaggacctCGCCAACAGCTGCCTCCACGGCAACTCCTGCAGTCTGCCTCCGCGCCCCTGTTGGGGGAGTCCGCCGAGGTCCGGTCAGCCTCCCAGACCCCTGAGCTCCAGGCCGCCATGGATCTGAGCAGCACTGGGGACCCAACTTCAGGCCAGGAGCCTGCTAGCTCTGCTGTTGTGGCCACTGTGGTGGTCCAACCACCCCCACCTACACAGTCTGAAGTAGACCAGTTATCACTTCCCCAAGAACTGATGGTTGAGGCCCAGGCAGGCACCACAACCCTTATGGTAACAGGGCTCACCCCAGAGGAGCTGGCAGTGACCGCTGCTGCTGAAGCAGCTGCCCAAGCTGCTGCCACTGAAGAAGCCCAAGCCTTGGCCATCCAGGCTGTGCTCCAGGCTGCACAGCAAGCCGTCATGG GCACTGGGGAGCCCATGGATACGtcggaagcagcagcagcagtgacaCAAGCAGAACTGGGTCACTTTTCAGCTGAGGGCCAAGAGGGTCAGGCCACCACCATACCCATTGTGCTGACACAGCAGGAGCTTGCAGCCCtggtgcagcagcagcagcagcagctccaggaGGCTCAAGTGCAAGCCCAGCAGCAGCACCACCTTCCTACTGAGGCTCTGGCCCCAGCTGACAGTCTCAATGACCCATCCATCGAGAGCAGCTGCCTCAACGAGCTAGCTAGTGCTGTCCCCAGCACTGTGGCCTTGCTACCCTCAACAGCCACTGAGA GCCTGGCTCCATCTAACACATTTGTGACTCCCCAGCCTGTTGTTGTAGCCAGCCCAGCAAAGATTCAGGCTGCAGCTACCTTAACTGAAGTGGCCAATGGCATCGAGTCCCTGGGTGTG AAACCGGACTTGCCACCCCCACCCAGCAAAGCCCCTGTGAAAAAGGAGAACCAGTGGTTTGATGTGGGGGTCATTAAGGGTACCAATGTAATGGTGACACACTATTTTCTGCCACCAGATGATGCTGTTCAGTCAGAT GATGACTCAGGCACGATCCCCGACTATAACCAGCTGAAGAAGCAGGAGTTGCAGCCAGGCACAGCTTACAAATTTCGTGTTGCCGGAATCAATGCTTGTGGCCGGGGGCCCTTCAGTGAGATCTCAGCCTTTAAGACCTGTCTGCCTGGTTTCCCAGGGGCTCCTTGTGCCATTAAAATCAGCAAG AGCCCAGATGGTGCTCACCTCACCTGGGAGCCACCATCTGTGACCTCCGGCAAGATCATCCAGTACTCTGTGTTCCTGGCCATCCAGAGATCACAGGCCAGTGGTGAGGCCAAGAGCTCCACCCCAGCCCAGCTGGCCTTCATGCGAGTATACTGTGGGCCCAGCCCTTCCTGCCTCGTGCAGTCCTCCAGCCTCTCCAATGCCCACATTGACTATACCACCAAGCCTGCCATCATCTTCCGCATTGCCGCCCGCAATGAAAAGGGCTACGGCCCCGCCACACAAGTGAGGTGGTTGCAAG AAACCAGTAAAGACGGCTCGGGCACCAAGCCGGCCAGCAAGCGGCCTATGTCGTCTCCAGAAAT GAAATCTGCTCCAAAGAAGTCTAAGGCTGATGGTCAGTGA